Within Paroedura picta isolate Pp20150507F chromosome 13, Ppicta_v3.0, whole genome shotgun sequence, the genomic segment CCTTagaatctagtccaatcccctgatcaacgcaggatcagcccaaagcatccaagaaaagtgtgtatctaacctttgcttgaagactgccagtgagggggagctcaccacctccttaggcagcctattccactgctgaactactctgactgtgaaatttttttttcctgatatctagcctatatcgttgtacttgtagtttaaacccattactgcgcgtcctttcctctgcagccaacggaaacagcatcctgccctcctccaaatgacaacctttcaaatacttgaagaggaccatcatgtcccctctcaacctccttttctccaagctgaacattcccaagtccctcaacctatcttcatagggcttggtcccttagccccagatcatcctcgtagctctcctctgtaccctttcaattttatctacatccttcttgaagtgaggcctccagaactgcacacagtactccaggtgtgatctgaccagtgccgtatacaatgggactatgacatcttgtgattttgatgtgatgcccctgttgatacagcccaaaatggcatttgccttttttaccgctgcatcacactgcctgctcatgtttatgtTTATGATAAAATGTTTGTCCTTTAAATTACTATGATCTTTTATAAAACGGAAACTCTTCAATTGTACTTTAGGGCTTTTGACCCAGTTTCTTACTTCAGTCAGGCCTCACCATCTGTCCTATACAAAGGAGGACTTGGAGGGAGCCTCCAGGAGTCTGAGGAGACAATGGGCTGAGTCTTGACTCCTCAGACAGAACAAACAAGGCCCCAGACTAGTCTGTACAGTTTATAAGAGACATGAACCATGAAGTATTGATCGGGAACCACACCTTTCTTGACCTAAAGCCACCAAGAAGCTTAAGAATGAGGTGCAACCAGCTGAGGGAGCTCTCTGCTTCAGGCAGAGTCAAGTATGTTCCTGGGGGGACTCTAAATCCCTTCTGTTTGTGCACGCCCATTCCAGTGGGGCTGGCATTATCATTTATTAGGATATGAACCCTGATTAACTGGAGAAATAACCTTACATAGAACACAAGGCCTCAAATTCTGAACAAATCCTCTGAGCAAATTCCTGAAGATATGGGGAGCAGTGCCTAAGGAGGGGCAGGAGCTCAGTGGGGTGGAACTCaacctccaaagctgcctttccctccagggcaaccaatctctgcagcctggagatgaattATAATTCTGGGAACACTTAGTTTAGTCTCCAGACAACTGCACTGTCATGTATAGAATACTTTCTGCGTagcaaagggggaaagaaacagatTTCAAAGGGGGTGGGAGATGGGGGTTAACAAGGGATGAGCCAGTACATCTGGCCTGGTCTACATATGAGGCAGAATtaggctgtaaaggtaaaggaaaaggtatcccctgtgcaagcaccaagtcatgtctgacccttggggtgacgccctctagcgttttcctggcagactcaatacggggtgtttgccaatgcttccccagtcattaccgttcccccccccccagcaagatgggtcctcattttactgaccggaaggatggaagtctgagtcaaccttgagccggctgctgggatcgaactcccagcctcatggtcagagctttcagacagctgccttaccactctgcaccacaagaggctcttagtaggCTGTAAAACCGGGCACtaattcagactgcaggtgggagTGGAGTTCCATTTCTGAATGCTTCTCTATGTGAAAAAGATTCCCTGCAAATAAAATAATCATCCCAGCCATAAAGAGGAGGAGTACACAGTACAAAAGAAAATTCCTGTGTAAGATCTAAATAAAAAGTGTTTTTGAAAAACACTTTTCTTAGTTATCATAATGGGTCCATTTATTGTAAATTGTTTACAGCATGTAGATTTTTCTCcacaaaaagagaacaaaaaaccTGCCCCAAGTCtactaacaatattaacaaaatacaggataaagaaaagaaaagtaaaaagtctcttcttgttATGTTGCTTTATTGTGGCATCCAAACAGAACGGGTTCCAGATATCTCTCTGAGcagattactagcatccctacagtacaGAGCTAAAGGCCGGAGTATACtcttaacattttgagattgaataCAGGTATGGAAGTACCAATTTTctcacaagtgagaggaacaaccatgaggaaaattccctttgaaaataggagatatctggaacccgttctggttggatgctacaataaaccaacATAACAAGAAGAAACGTTTTACTTTTCATTATCctgtattaattttgttaatattgttagtagccttgggataggtttttttttgttctctttttttcgTAGACACTACAAACCACCCCTTTTGTATTTGCTTGTAGATTTTTCTCAACACTAATAATATCAATCAATTttctaaaatttaaattaaattttaagatTCAGAGAAGGGATCAGGAATATTCAAGGGGGGCAAGTCCAGATGTGGCTATGCCTTGTTTCCAGCAAAGCCCCTTCTTCAACTTCCTCCCGGTTTCCCATACTCAGAGAGGAAACACATCTGAGAAAACATTTGGCTCTGGCATCTGAAAGACAAACCCCTTTAAGGATGCCCGGAAACCAGCCTCAAGGTTCTATATTCctgcttttgttttctctttgtccACCCTTCCACACACGGCTTCAAATTCAATATCAGGAAACCACAAGCCCAAAACAACCGgcaagctccagaagcccttggAGACAGGCAAATTGGTAACAATTAATTAAGCACAATCAGCACACCACTTCCTTAAGTGCCTAATGCTTTGACAAAAACTCCTGCGGGACAAGCACATAACTCTCCAGGTGAGCTCAGATAAACAAAACAAGGCTGGACAACTTTGGCATATATATGGATAGAAgattctctaggacaggggtagtcaacctgtggtctccagatgttcatggactacaactcccatgagcccctgccagcgtttgctggcaggggctcatgggaattgtagtccatgaacatctggagccctacaggttgactacccctgctctaggaggaaCTGACTGCAATCTGCCCTACCAACAGATGCCCAGGTTACAGGCAAAATTTGATTATTCTGTGAGAGCAATTTGAGAGGCAGGCTTCAGTATTAATGGTATCAGGTTTCAAGCATAGTGCAATTAGTCAAGCTAGGATCTGGTAGACCCAGGTTCAgtcactctaccatggaagcttactgggttgttacaataaaatcagtgtccaggagcacctttaagaccaacaaagatttattcagggcgtgagctttcgagtgctatgAACTTCGAGACTATgaacttcttacatgacagggaagggaatatatagcaaaaatcaattctgttacatcagtagactgtgtcacataaccaaatacagccaatgataattctttgttacaacagccaatcaatccccggGAATTCAGTTACAAGGATAAatgaggaggggagaatgttATAAGACGCTTTCAGTCCCGGTTGGAAGGAAAGTGGCATATTAGTTAAGCAAATAGTAAGTCCTAGGTCATGTGATACAAGATAGCTCTTTCAGTTACATGCAATGCTATCCTGTACAAATACACTTCAAAGCTACATCATTAACCTCAAATGTCCTCTCCAAAATCCCCTGTGTCTGTTGGGTAGACTCTCTCCGTAGCAGCAAACAAAGAGATATGAGATTTGAGCAgtgcattttggaaaaaaaatatgaCTTCAGCTCCATACACATTTAAAACCGGCTTCAGAGATAACCCTTGGCTTTTAACAAAGCCACAGAAGCTATTTCTTGATTGATTAAATGAAGTTTACAAAGCAGATTCGACTTGAGAACACACTTCACTTTGGGAGCAGATGGTGAGTCTTTACCGGCACAAAGCACACAAATTTCGAAGCCAAAGAAactaaaagggaagggggggttgaGAAAAGTCTTTGGGAAAACGCCGGCGAAGGTACAGTCAAGCAGACTCTACCTGAAATCCAGCGCCAAGTTCGAGTCCGGATCAAGGAAGATGCCTCTGGAAATGCAGAGGGCATCTCCAAAGgaataaagacccccccccccagcccttttcgCAGCTGGGAATCAGATGCAAACTTTTGAGGTCTAACTGGGGACAAcacccaagagcaggggtagtcaaacggcggccctccagatgtccatggactacaatacccatgagcccctgccagcaggggctcatgggtattgtagtccatggacatctggagggccacagtttgactacccctacccaaGAGGCTTTTCTACGCTGGGGGGCTCCTAAAACGTCCCAGCAGCCGCAAACAGCTTgcagagagaccccccccccagaagcagaGCGCGACGAGCTCGGCCTTTGCAGAGGAGCCAGGCTCGGGCGGGGAAGGGCCAAGGCGCCGCACCCCCATCCCCCGGCAGACCTCCCCGAGTACCTGCACCGTCCCGGCTCCTGCAGGCTGGGCTCTCCGCCGGCCGCAGCTCCGGCAGGAAACTTGCCTTGACCCAGGGAGGAGCCGCGCGCTTAAAGGGGCCGCGCCCTCCTCGAGCGGAGAGTAGGGACGTGGGAGCACCTGCTTCGCAGGGGCTCTCGTACGCTTTGCTGGGTTTTTGCCAGCGGACGCTATGGCCGAGCTCgcgaaatggaacctccatggtcagGCGCAGCGTATCTCAAAAGGGCTCCGAATCCAGCTTTGCGTGCAGAGTGTGtcccaggccccatctgcagCACCTCCAGGTACAAGGAGCAGCCCCTGGCAATGTGACCTTTGCCTGAGATCTTGGGGAACCCTTGCCAGAGCAGGCAAGACTAACCTTAGGCGTGCAATCCATGTGGCACCTGCCCCGGGCCTGCACTCCCAGGGACCTCGTGCAGTGGTATACCTGCAGAGGTCAGCGCTGTAGCCtcattcctcccccttccttctttaAGGCCCCTCAGAGTGACTCCCCTATGGGAGGGTctttgcccccagtctggctgatctcaccacaattgtactctgctaatgGCCTGCACCTCCTTACACTGGCTttggtgttaaaggtaaaggtatcccctgtgcaagcaccgagtcatgtctgacccttggggtgacgccctctagcgttttcatggcagactcaatacggggtggtttgccagtgccttccccagtcatgaccgtttaccccccagcaagctgggtactcattttaccgaccttggaaggatggaaggctgagtcaaccttgagccggctgctgggattgaactcccagcctcatgggcaaagctttcagacggctgccttccactctgcgccacaagaggctctaagaggctcaaagaggctttgGTGTTAGGGCCCTGCAAAcacttaaaccactcctggtctGACTCAGCGTAAAGCACCTTACAGTGTCTAGGACTGCAGCTTTTGTGAATTGCAATTATTTTTTGGATGATATCCTTCTGTAGGATGTTATGCATCATGTCACGTTTCAGTTCTTTCTGGGGGTTCCAAACTTCTACTGTCCTAATGCACTGGCTACTGAACATCCCATTCTGATTACTGTACTGACTCACTgtgtgtaagctgccttgagtccttGTGAGCAAGGTGGGCTACAAAGAACACCAGCAAAAAGGGTGTGAGAGAAATACAGGCAGATGACAGTCAAGGTGGTGAGAAAGCTTACAAGCCAGCAAATGGGGGGAAGGAAGCACAGGGAAGTAATGGGAAAATGGCCATGTGGGTGGGCAGTGGGGCAGAAGGCAGGGGATGAGCCCCTAAGCACAGGCTGCCCAGGACCACTGCAAAACCAGGAACTGGCCTTGTTGAGGAGAATAAAGACCCAGCAACTTCAGCCTGCCTTTTCTGTTCACGTTTTCCTCAACTGCTTTGCAGCTGTGATGCCATGCTGTTGTCTTAATAGCCATTGTATTCAATGTGTGATGACACATTTTCATTCTAAATTCATCGATCCGATGTCAGGATGGACTACTGCTGCTTTATTGTTATCGCAAGCAGCCTTGGGTGCTTCTGTAGGTGAATGCAGCATCCAAATACTGTACATTTAAAAAGACACCCAACACTAATTGTGTCAAATTCAGTATCCCAAGAGCAAAGCAAAGGTGGGCTGGCCTGCTCCAGGGTGTGTACAAGTAGCATATTTGCACAGCATCATGCAAGGCAGGAGCTCCTCCccaaaaatacacacaaaacccGGCAAGAGATAATGCAGGTGGGGTCAGCCCAGAAGCGGCCTTTTGGCTGAGGAGGACTTCCAGGTCTCTTCCTCCTCTATTGCTTTGCTTGTGTTAAGGATCTTCCCttggaggcagctgtttcttcCCCGGTCCACTTTTGACTCAGCTAACACATCTTCTGAAGCAGGGAGGTGGTGTCCAAAACAAACAGCACGCTGGCCAACCATGACTCACCCTCCATTTGCTCAGGGCTCTATCTCTAGTCTCTAGGCAATAATAACACAGAGGACAGGCTGGAAGTTCCACAGGGGAGCCGCCCAAACTGGGACTTTGCCGCTCCCATTGTTCTCCTGTGGCAGGAGATTAGATTTAAGGCGAAGGGCCAGGCTTGTGCATCCCATGCTGAACAAAAATCATGAAAGCCTCTTATGCTTAACCAGGAACAACAGTCCCATAGCCAAAGTGTTGAAATGATTTTTAAGGAAGTTGGAAACACAATAGGAACAGAGGTTTGTGTGCAAGGCCCAACTACCAGTATCAGGAGAGCTGATTTATGCAGACAATAGGCTAGAAGACAGCAAGGGGCAGTGTGGAGTAGCAGTCAGTGttggtaaggatgccagcctccaggtgagacctggaattgcagctcatctccagactacagaaagcTGTTCTGTAGAAAATGGATGCCGTGAAGGAGGAACTCTGCGTTAAACCTGGCCCAGTTTGAGGATCTTCAGGGCCTGtcgcaccagagccagtttaaggatccgTGGGACCTTAAGCAAAGCACAACTCGCATTGTTATTTGTACTGCACACAGAACACAATAGCACTAACACAATGTTCATCAATACCTCACTGGATACAACATGAAGAGTCAGCCGCGATTACCTAGAAACGTCCCTTTGTGTTGGGAATCATCACAGGGGAATGCAAGCGTGGTCGTAGTTCTCACATTCATCCTCTTCGCTCCTTGAACCCTGGTGGAACGTGCAAGCacaatgccccaatatctaaggggGTCTTCTTCACACTTGGTCTGTATGCACTCAATGAGCGAAGCACATATGCAGTTACAGAGCATGTATGTCACCCTTTTTCCACTCTTGCAATCTGCAAcctgcataagtatgaagacctcaCAACAGTATCAGTACGAAGGCCCCCTAACTGTACAGCACCGCAGGGCCCCTGAAAGTGTGGAGCCCACAGTATGTGCTACATGTATTACTAGGATAAATTACTTCTGATTCTACCTGACTGGAGCCTCTGTCCtctcctggaatttcctaacatgcatgtgggggagcgcggaatgaaacccagcctaccagattagaagtccgcactcctaaccactacaccaagctgactgtttCCTCTGCTCACACCCCATTGATGCACTTTGAAGCCAGTCGTGCATAACTGCTATTGCTGCATCAGGGCGCAATCACTTTGGGATCCCTTTTGGGTAGGTCTTCTTGAGTAGTCTCCCTATTTAAAAATTTGTGATTGTGGTCCAGGATGTGGTGCAGCTGCCACTTCACTCCCAGAGTCCTGGGTCCGATGCTCGTAGGTAGCTGTGCTCAACAGGAGTTAGACAGGTGGGTAGATGGTggtgtaggtgggcaggaagataGTTGGtcaggtaggcaggtagacagTTGGTTAGGTAGACGGCTGGGTGGTTTTCAGTGCCTGCCACCCTGgacttacttggtggtctccccacaGAAGCACTAACCAggcccagccctgcttagcttacgtGATCTGAGGCGACCAGGCTAGGCTGGGTCTTCCAGGTCAAGTCCAAGCTATACCAGCTTTTTATTCACCTGGAGCCTACCACTTTACTTCCCCTGAGACTTTGGATGCTGGTTACCTTGACGAGAAGAATCTGCCCCTGCAGAAAGAACCCATTTGTGGCTGTTACAAAAGGGGGCGGCAGTCCAGATCTAGCACTACATGGTGCACATGGGGAGCATAGGATTTCACAAGTTCAATGTGCAAGATGTTTGTCCTCCATGGCTTCCCGTTCAACTGTTCAAGTAATTTTCTGATCTGGGtctctgcagcctctgcccacttcCGCCACGCTGTCTGGGCTGCAGGGCACAGGGCCCGCCCACCAGCTCCCAATACCGTATCCTTCCCCCCAAGGACTCCTTTGTCCATTTGCTCCTTGGATGCCGGAAGCTGGTGCCCCTGTCCTGGCTGAAGGGCCTTCCCAGGAAAGGACACTACATTTTGGTGGATGTGAAGGATCCCTCCCATGTCTTTCCGCAAGACCCTGCAGGCGACAGGCCAGCCGTCCTCCGACGTTGGAAGGAGTCCCAAATTCACTCTGTCGGCCACATCTCGCAGTTCCAGCTGCAGACATGAGAAAGAATgagcagagatgacccgtcaaCCGAAGATGAGTAggcaagaaagaaattttcaagctggcaatggcaaaaaacttcattcaaacaatagaacaagttcctaggtataaaacctctttttcgtattttacttcatcGGTggacttatttcttaattggtttttttcaaggatactaacaaagtcttcaacacactaccttatattttataccttttattttaagccatataacttgggtctattaataccaaaggtccatgaaggtaactattcttataaatgaccccaagttatatggcttaaaatatatatgatataaaatataaggtagtgtgttgaagacaCATCAGAAAATTTGAGGTTTTATACTTAGGAACTTGTTctgttgtttgaataaagtttttgccattgccagcttgaaaattgaTGGGTTCCAAACCACCAGCTAAAGACAGctgtacagaataaagaaaaagacAGCCAAAAACTGCCTTAAGGCTACAGTCTGTGCACACTACTAAAGCCCTACTAAACTAAGTAGAAATAACTCCTGAATAAACAGGCATAGTATCGGGCTGACTCACTCACAGCAGTGGCTCAATATCTGACTGAGCAGGAGGCTGCAGGAATGCCCACAACTCTTTTCCCAAACCCTTCATGACAGTTGTCTCCTGGAATGCTAGAATCCTCCTTCCATCGCTTCTACTCAAAGCCTCTTGAAAGAGATCGTACCAAACTACAGGGCTTACGGGACTCTTGCAAGATGGCTCTCTCTCACGAGAGCTCAATCACCATTGGGGTTCTTCTGGGAAACAAGTCTGGTAGCCAAACCTTCACGAAAGTTTGGGAACTTAGAGGTGTAAGTCTTATTCAATTTTgaaaaaggccggggggggggggcggggcgggagcaCGGTGAATGATCTCCTTTAGTTCCCAGGCAGGGGAGAGAATCAGCTGCCTGAGCCAGTAGGAAAGTGATGGCAGGCAGGACATGAGGGGGGCAAACCTTCCCCCACTTGGAGCAACCATCTCAGGTCACTTCCTTGCagagccagccctgcttcccaagtAGCCCTAGTCCACCTCGGCAGCCAAAGGCTCCCAATCCAATGATTTCTATAGCTTGAAATTAAAAGTTTGGGAAACGTGGAAGAAATGATATTGTGGAGAGTGAGCCAGCTGCCTGCATCTTTGCTAGAAGCTGCTTTTGTGGGGGGAGCCTCCTTTGCTTTCCCAGTCCGGGCTTGGTGCTATAATGACGAACACTTCCCACTCAAGCCCCGTTTTCCTCACCACTTACCTTCCTGTTATCTCCCCGATGGATGCGGCACCGATGCTGAACACCGTTCAGTCGCAGATTCTGCTGCAGGGCTTCCACCGCATGGGGGTTCCACTCGCAAGCGTGAAGGAAGGCAGCACCAGCATGGACCAGGTAGGGCAGGGTGAAATAGCCAATCCCTGAGGACCAAGGAAGGAAAAGTGGCTGGCTGCAAGTTCTGGGAGCAACTGTTCTGCAGTTCAaccatacgtgtgtgtgtgtgtgtgtgtgtgtgtgtgtttggctgtgtctgtgtctgtgtctaaGTGGCCTGGAACTCAAAAATTGAgctataataaaggtaaaggtatccccctgtgcaagtaccgagtcatgtctgacccctggggtgacgccctctagcgttttcatggcagactcaatacggggtggtttgccagtgccttccccagtcattaccgttttacctcccagcaagctgggtactcattttaccgacctcggaaggatggaagggtgagtcaaccttgagccggctgctgggatcgaactcccagcctcatggtcagagcttcaggctgcatttctgccgcttaccactctgcgccacaagaggctctgagctataataaaacagtataaaatttaaacaattatttcttaaagtgcaccaatattaggttaaaaaaagtaaaaaccatatttaaaaactatacagatctaactgcacacaaatagaccaaatgcgtttcaaacctactgggtcttcctcactggtcaatattattgaatattgcgctcttatctaaaaccaattacaAAGTATAGCTGTATGGTGAAAGGAAATCTGTTAGGtatagccccaacaaatactggtataatatttctttttggagcaccaccttctaagatacGTGATAATTAGGAACCCCACTCTCAGCTACTCGtttactctgcacagagagtgaatctcatgtgtgtcaggaaCAAAACTgtttttatagctcaacttttgagttcctgacttgggtttttgttcccttttcggTTTTGTAtctctcagtggtctcccatgaAGGCCAGAGACACACATCAGGCTCACACCTCTGAAGGATTGGCAGAAATCTCACAACATGTGCTGGGGAACTAATTCTGACCAGCATCTACCCATGGATGCTTCCGGTCGGGGGAGCCACTCCACCACTGGCATTTCTGCTCTGAAAGGGCTCATCTCTAAAGCGTAGTAGGACAGAAACAATTGCCCTTTTTCATCACTGTGCAGAACAATATTCACCTGCGTAGAGGTCCACCACCACTTCCCCCGTGCAACGCAGAGATGCTATCCGCAGCTTCTCAGTGATGTTTCCAGGAGACAACATGCACCGTGTCACATCAAACCTGTACCTGGGGATGCAGCACCGGTTCAGAGGCCTGAGATAAGCAAAATGAGCCCAAGGACAATCTAATGAAGTGTGAATGGTTACAAGGCTCATATCCTGGACTATTCTACGGGCCACCTGAGATTGTTTCCATACCCACCCCCGGAGTTGGTTTTAGGGGGGtattttagttgtttttatgCCGCCAGATAAGTCTTGGATGTTGGAGATTGTGAGGATATTGCTGcatatttttaggggtattttattgggaatttttattggatgtaacctgccatgagccttctcGGCGGTGGCAGGTAAAAAtcgaaaataaaaataattttttttaaatctcaataTTTACCAGCCCTTCTTCAAATACAGGCTGTCAAAGCAATAAGAAACATCAGAAATAATGAATTATTTGGAGTTTCCTTTGAAAAATGGAGCAAGACCCACCTGAAAACTGTTATCACTGGATAATGAACTGGGTTGGGTCCAACCAGCATTTATACTGGAggggatttgggctgggttgtcatcaatatgccattgacacccagctctatctcctcatggacggctgcccggattccccccca encodes:
- the TYW2 gene encoding tRNA wybutosine-synthesizing protein 2 homolog isoform X1, whose translation is MEAEDLNFCGTAALITEPQFTQLFRNYLEREEVLDSRFRVQKLPDDAMALPVLGESFQEHHLQHLKESIPPGRICALTWIQNPVPSKSAKVRSPIQKLREELETLVSGCGVAWSKELEKDLPTSWQRHGDLVLLSEDSFRGMLWEGMGQKLWETVADALGAKRLARRGRVQSDAFRSPTVTLLLGEDGWVEQVDNGIRPLNRCCIPRYRFDVTRCMLSPGNITEKLRIASLRCTGEVVVDLYAGIGYFTLPYLVHAGAAFLHACEWNPHAVEALQQNLRLNGVQHRCRIHRGDNRKLELRDVADRVNLGLLPTSEDGWPVACRVLRKDMGGILHIHQNVVSFPGKALQPGQGHQLPASKEQMDKGVLGGKDTVLGAGGRALCPAAQTAWRKWAEAAETQIRKLLEQLNGKPWRTNILHIELVKSYAPHVHHVVLDLDCRPLL
- the TYW2 gene encoding tRNA wybutosine-synthesizing protein 2 homolog isoform X2, producing the protein MEAEDLNFCGTAALITEPQFTQLFRNYLEREEVLDSRFRVQKLPDDAMALPVLGESFQEHHLQHLKESIPPGRICALTWIQNPVPSKSAKVRSPIQKLREELETLVSGCGVAWSKELEKDLPTSWQRHGDLVLLSEDSFRGMLWEGMGQKLWETVADALGAKRLARRGRVQSDAFRSPTVTLLLGEDGWVEQVDNGIRYRFDVTRCMLSPGNITEKLRIASLRCTGEVVVDLYAGIGYFTLPYLVHAGAAFLHACEWNPHAVEALQQNLRLNGVQHRCRIHRGDNRKLELRDVADRVNLGLLPTSEDGWPVACRVLRKDMGGILHIHQNVVSFPGKALQPGQGHQLPASKEQMDKGVLGGKDTVLGAGGRALCPAAQTAWRKWAEAAETQIRKLLEQLNGKPWRTNILHIELVKSYAPHVHHVVLDLDCRPLL